Proteins found in one uncultured Desulfuromonas sp. genomic segment:
- a CDS encoding indolepyruvate oxidoreductase subunit beta: MTKVTNILLAGVGGQGTLLASEVLSEVLMLAGYDVKKNEIHGMSQRGGSVSSHVRFGEHVHSPIIPEGETDILFGFELLETYRNLPLLKKGGAVITNNLKLMPPSVATGQERYPEGLEELICQQVEKSQVVDGLALAMEAGNPRTVNIVLLGALSTKLDLTAELWQQAIRKMVPKKFLEENLRAFELGRQAA; encoded by the coding sequence ATGACTAAAGTAACCAATATTCTGTTGGCCGGTGTGGGTGGTCAGGGAACTTTGCTGGCCAGTGAGGTGTTGTCCGAAGTGTTGATGCTGGCAGGCTATGATGTGAAAAAGAATGAAATTCACGGCATGTCCCAGCGTGGCGGCAGCGTCTCTTCACATGTTCGGTTCGGCGAACACGTGCATTCGCCGATCATCCCGGAAGGGGAGACGGATATCCTGTTTGGTTTTGAGCTGTTGGAAACCTACCGTAACTTGCCGTTGTTGAAAAAGGGCGGTGCGGTGATTACCAATAACCTGAAATTGATGCCGCCGTCGGTGGCGACCGGTCAGGAACGATATCCCGAGGGCCTCGAAGAACTGATCTGCCAACAGGTGGAAAAGTCTCAAGTGGTTGACGGGCTGGCTCTGGCTATGGAGGCGGGAAACCCGCGCACTGTCAATATTGTTTTACTCGGAGCTTTATCGACAAAATTGGATCTGACGGCTGAATTGTGGCAACAGGCGATTCGTAAAATGGTTCCGAAAAAGTTTCTCGAAGAAAACCTGCGGGCATTTGAACTTGGTCGTCAGGCCGCGTAA
- a CDS encoding phenylacetate--CoA ligase, with protein sequence MIWNEDFETLPREAIEALQLTRLKQTVERVYAMVPFYRDSFNKAGITPADIRSLDDLQHLPFTLKQDMRDNYPYGLFAVPLDQIVRIHASSGTTGKPTVVGYTKRDIDTWSELMARSFMASGASRGDVIHNAYGYGLFTGGLGAHYGAERLGASVIPMSGGNTKKQIMIMQDFGSSVITCTPSYSLYLAEALADEGIDIADLKLRVGILGAEPWSESMRGEIEEKLGIKAIDIYGLSEIMGPGVGIECIEAQHGLHIWEDHFIPEIIDPVSGKVLPHGEKGELVLTTITKEGIPLIRYRTRDITRIISEPCICGRTHLRIERLSGRSDDMLIVRGVNVFPSQIESVLCRIDGVAPHYQLIVDREENLDSLEVQVEVNEQTFSDEVKQMQELSAVIRKDIKDLLGITCKVRLVEPKTIARSEGKAQRVIDRRQG encoded by the coding sequence ATGATCTGGAATGAAGATTTTGAGACTTTACCGCGCGAGGCGATTGAAGCCCTGCAGTTGACTCGCTTGAAACAGACGGTTGAACGGGTTTATGCCATGGTGCCGTTTTATCGCGACAGCTTCAATAAGGCGGGCATCACTCCGGCGGATATCCGTTCGCTGGATGATTTGCAACATCTTCCGTTTACTCTCAAACAGGACATGCGCGACAACTACCCCTATGGTTTGTTTGCCGTGCCCCTGGACCAGATCGTGCGTATTCATGCATCCTCAGGCACCACCGGCAAGCCGACGGTGGTTGGATACACCAAGCGGGATATCGACACTTGGTCGGAGCTAATGGCGCGCTCCTTCATGGCCTCCGGCGCCAGCCGTGGTGATGTAATTCACAACGCCTACGGTTATGGCCTGTTTACCGGTGGTCTTGGTGCCCATTATGGGGCGGAACGCCTTGGTGCCTCGGTCATTCCCATGTCGGGCGGCAACACCAAGAAGCAGATCATGATCATGCAGGACTTTGGTTCGTCGGTGATCACCTGTACGCCATCTTACAGCCTGTATCTGGCCGAAGCGTTGGCTGACGAAGGGATTGATATTGCTGATTTGAAGTTGCGGGTTGGTATTCTCGGCGCTGAGCCGTGGAGTGAATCAATGCGTGGCGAAATCGAGGAAAAACTTGGGATTAAGGCCATCGATATTTATGGCCTGTCTGAGATCATGGGGCCTGGGGTCGGTATTGAATGCATCGAAGCCCAGCACGGTCTGCATATCTGGGAAGACCACTTCATCCCGGAAATTATCGACCCGGTAAGCGGCAAAGTGCTGCCCCATGGTGAAAAAGGTGAGCTGGTGCTGACCACCATCACCAAAGAGGGGATTCCGCTGATCCGTTACCGGACACGTGATATCACCCGAATTATTTCCGAGCCTTGCATTTGTGGTCGTACCCATCTTCGGATAGAGCGACTCAGTGGTCGCAGCGATGATATGCTGATTGTCCGCGGCGTCAATGTCTTCCCGTCGCAGATTGAAAGTGTTCTGTGTCGTATCGATGGTGTGGCACCGCACTATCAGCTGATTGTTGATCGCGAGGAAAATTTGGATAGTCTTGAAGTGCAGGTGGAGGTCAATGAGCAGACCTTCTCCGATGAAGTGAAACAGATGCAGGAGCTCAGTGCCGTGATTCGCAAGGACATTAAAGATCTGCTCGGCATTACCTGTAAAGTACGCCTGGTTGAGCCCAAGACCATCGCCCGCAGCGAAGGCAAGGCGCAGCGGGTTATTGATCGTCGTCAGGGCTAA
- a CDS encoding ACT domain-containing protein, which yields MKVEQISIFIENKSGRLAEVTQALGDSGVNIRALSLADTSDFGILRLIVDKTDVAKQALKEKGFTVNKTAVVAVEVPDRPTGLAGILKVLDKGGVNVEYMYAFVERCGENAVIIFRFDDPEAAIPVLTENGVRVLEGDRVYTM from the coding sequence ATGAAAGTAGAACAGATTTCCATCTTTATTGAGAACAAATCGGGTCGTTTGGCGGAAGTTACCCAGGCGTTGGGTGACAGTGGTGTGAATATTCGTGCTTTGTCTCTGGCCGACACCTCTGATTTTGGTATTTTACGACTCATCGTTGATAAAACGGATGTGGCCAAGCAGGCGTTGAAGGAGAAGGGCTTTACCGTCAATAAGACCGCTGTAGTCGCGGTTGAGGTGCCGGATCGCCCGACGGGCCTGGCCGGGATTCTCAAGGTGCTTGATAAGGGCGGTGTGAATGTTGAGTACATGTACGCCTTTGTTGAGCGTTGTGGCGAAAATGCCGTGATCATTTTCCGCTTTGATGATCCCGAGGCCGCGATTCCCGTTTTGACTGAAAATGGCGTGCGTGTTCTTGAAGGAGACCGCGTCTACACCATGTAA
- a CDS encoding phenylacetate--CoA ligase — MTQTVMKKTTQIWDREHECMSRDELEALQLQRLQQTLERVNSHVPCYQNKFAALGLNVSDVRSLEDLAKLPFTTKEDLRLNYPYGMFAVPMREVVRIHSSSGTTGKPTVVGYTRNDLNTWTNLAARFMTAAGVTPDDIVHIAFGYGLFTGAFGLHYGAEEIGASVIPISSGNTDKQIMIMQDYQSSALVCTPSYALTLADRMEKQGIDPHRLSLKVGLFGGEPWSEEMRREIEKRLGVIATDNYGLSEVMGPGVAGECQHQCGMHIFEDHFIAEIINPETGEVLPRGAAGELVLTSITKEAFPIIRYRTRDITQLSYETCACGRTHVRMAKTMGRSDDMLIIKGVNVFPTQIEEVLFQVDGCEPHYQLVVDRVGTMDTLEVQVEVNERIFFDEMRKQRAFVEQLEKRLLSMLGVGAKVKLVEPSSMPRHEGKANRVIDRRGL; from the coding sequence ATGACCCAGACTGTAATGAAAAAAACAACTCAGATATGGGATCGCGAGCATGAATGCATGTCGCGTGATGAATTAGAGGCGCTGCAACTGCAACGACTGCAGCAGACTCTTGAACGGGTCAACAGCCATGTTCCCTGTTATCAAAACAAGTTTGCCGCCCTGGGCTTGAATGTCTCGGACGTGCGCAGCTTGGAAGATTTGGCGAAGTTGCCGTTTACCACCAAGGAAGATTTGCGGCTCAATTACCCCTACGGTATGTTTGCCGTGCCGATGCGCGAGGTGGTGCGGATTCACTCCTCCTCGGGCACGACGGGCAAGCCGACTGTGGTTGGTTACACCCGCAACGATCTGAACACTTGGACCAATCTGGCGGCACGTTTCATGACCGCTGCTGGAGTGACCCCGGATGACATTGTTCATATTGCCTTCGGCTATGGCTTATTTACCGGAGCCTTTGGGTTGCATTACGGTGCCGAAGAGATCGGTGCCTCGGTGATTCCCATCTCCAGCGGTAATACCGATAAGCAGATCATGATCATGCAGGATTATCAGTCCAGCGCCTTGGTGTGTACCCCGTCCTATGCATTGACTCTGGCAGACCGGATGGAGAAACAGGGTATTGATCCTCACCGCCTCTCCCTTAAGGTTGGTCTGTTCGGTGGTGAGCCGTGGAGTGAGGAGATGCGCCGTGAAATCGAGAAGCGGCTGGGCGTTATCGCAACGGATAACTATGGTCTTTCCGAAGTGATGGGGCCGGGCGTTGCCGGTGAATGTCAGCATCAATGCGGTATGCACATCTTTGAAGATCATTTTATTGCAGAAATCATCAATCCGGAAACCGGCGAAGTGCTGCCGCGCGGCGCTGCCGGCGAACTGGTTCTAACCAGTATCACCAAAGAAGCGTTTCCGATTATCCGTTATCGCACACGGGACATCACGCAGTTATCATATGAAACCTGTGCCTGTGGTCGTACCCACGTGCGTATGGCAAAAACCATGGGACGCTCGGATGATATGCTGATCATCAAGGGGGTTAACGTCTTCCCGACTCAGATCGAAGAAGTGTTGTTTCAGGTTGATGGCTGTGAGCCACATTACCAGCTGGTTGTTGATCGTGTCGGCACCATGGATACGCTGGAAGTGCAGGTGGAAGTCAACGAGCGAATTTTCTTTGATGAGATGCGAAAGCAGCGGGCGTTTGTCGAGCAATTGGAGAAACGATTGTTGTCGATGCTCGGAGTGGGAGCCAAAGTGAAACTGGTTGAACCGTCGAGCATGCCACGTCATGAGGGTAAGGCCAATCGTGTTATTGACCGGCGCGGTCTCTAA
- a CDS encoding response regulator, with protein MAKILVADDSKTEMAFLLDALKGTGHSIVTAVDGKEAEEKAMAEPFDLIILDVIMPNKNGFQVCRSLKKNPKFKDIPIILTTSKSGESDKFWGKKQGADEYITKPYEPVEILIAVKKYLGGA; from the coding sequence ATGGCTAAAATTCTTGTTGCTGATGATAGTAAAACTGAAATGGCTTTTTTGCTCGATGCCCTTAAAGGGACCGGACATTCCATTGTGACTGCTGTTGACGGTAAAGAGGCAGAAGAAAAAGCAATGGCCGAGCCGTTCGATCTTATTATTCTCGATGTGATCATGCCCAATAAAAACGGTTTTCAGGTGTGCCGGTCTCTAAAGAAAAATCCAAAATTCAAAGATATTCCAATTATTCTGACAACGTCTAAGTCTGGCGAGAGCGACAAGTTCTGGGGGAAAAAACAAGGGGCGGATGAGTATATTACCAAACCCTATGAGCCTGTTGAAATTCTGATCGCAGTCAAAAAATATCTGGGAGGCGCCTAG
- a CDS encoding DUF3365 domain-containing protein translates to MLKNMSIRKRVVVMLAIVYLVSLVLAIAGGAYVLRKDAIREAQEKTDLFAAVMSSSARYLHNVIRPKAEELVPEDAYFPESGVGVLMLTEVARYIQEEYPEYIFRFASPNPLNPESLASELEENVIMGFEDGEYSEWKGFADRDGTSFYAVAKPLIAGSDCISCHDVPEVAHPSQVEKYGSHSGYGYLEGDVVGARFIYVPLEAVRDQAITRIGYFSAAFSIFFLLVLFAVDRFIVGSVVRPIEHIVDVSEDISRGKLDREFEVKTNDEIKLLADAFDRMKVSLAKAMDILRQ, encoded by the coding sequence ATGCTGAAGAATATGTCCATTCGTAAGCGTGTTGTTGTCATGCTTGCTATTGTCTATCTGGTTTCGCTTGTCCTGGCGATCGCCGGTGGTGCTTACGTGCTACGAAAAGATGCGATCCGTGAAGCCCAGGAAAAAACAGATCTGTTTGCTGCGGTGATGTCCAGCTCTGCCCGTTATCTGCATAACGTGATCCGTCCCAAAGCCGAAGAGTTGGTTCCCGAAGACGCCTACTTTCCTGAAAGCGGGGTTGGCGTGTTGATGCTTACCGAGGTTGCCCGCTATATTCAGGAAGAATATCCCGAGTATATTTTCCGTTTTGCTTCGCCCAATCCTCTCAATCCTGAAAGTCTTGCCAGTGAATTGGAAGAGAACGTCATTATGGGTTTTGAAGATGGCGAGTACTCAGAGTGGAAAGGTTTTGCCGACCGTGACGGGACCAGTTTTTATGCCGTTGCCAAGCCGTTGATTGCCGGTTCCGACTGTATCTCCTGCCACGATGTTCCTGAGGTGGCACATCCCAGCCAGGTTGAGAAATACGGTTCCCATTCCGGTTACGGTTACCTCGAGGGAGATGTTGTCGGTGCGCGGTTCATCTATGTTCCTTTGGAAGCCGTTCGTGATCAGGCGATTACCCGTATCGGCTATTTTTCTGCCGCCTTCAGTATTTTCTTCCTTTTGGTTTTGTTTGCCGTCGACCGTTTCATTGTCGGCAGTGTTGTTCGTCCCATCGAACATATCGTTGATGTTTCTGAAGATATCAGTCGCGGAAAACTTGATCGCGAGTTTGAAGTCAAAACCAATGACGAGATTAAACTTCTTGCCGATGCATTTGATCGGATGAAGGTATCTTTAGCTAAAGCGATGGATATTCTTCGTCAGTAA
- a CDS encoding response regulator: protein MSVEDKKTILVVDDSPTVRRLVELVLTQNGYEVLSAEDGEKGLEMARQHLPSVVLVDFVMPKMNGHMFCKMLREDDNLKDVPVILISSKSEVVGHAFEASFGIVHYFTKPFEPEDLVAKIREVSAEVSGESVAEQRGEPAVESPSAQSGSLSGLSGAPEDIDKLLDSLNDRFDKVVRRYFQKDFPVLMKNVMSDTLKETGLIKHQTLILSGDLTRMDLPELLTFCANTRQSGRLSIFSNDTFAEIFIDNGKFVFATASQKGKHRFLTDLICQDNRFSCDMLGLQRVVEEARQNNLPIGRALVEKELISEDDLMYYLRQHAQDALNTAINTHSGNFFLEKDDLPFNLEDISFRIPMYQVLLEGVRERFLRNEFTRDDLVVTRLPLCLEAAQEGLLSEEEQSLTLVLDGTKTLGQVCEESTLDDEMVRKSCQILYQAGLASAR from the coding sequence ATGTCTGTTGAAGATAAAAAAACGATTCTCGTTGTCGATGATTCTCCCACGGTTCGTCGTCTGGTCGAGCTGGTCCTTACGCAAAACGGTTATGAAGTTTTGAGTGCCGAGGATGGCGAAAAAGGCTTGGAGATGGCAAGGCAGCACCTGCCTTCTGTGGTTCTGGTTGATTTCGTCATGCCCAAGATGAATGGGCATATGTTCTGTAAAATGTTACGGGAAGACGATAATCTTAAAGATGTTCCCGTCATTCTGATTTCATCGAAAAGCGAGGTTGTTGGCCACGCCTTTGAAGCCAGTTTTGGCATTGTTCATTATTTTACCAAGCCGTTTGAGCCGGAAGATCTGGTGGCCAAGATCCGAGAAGTCAGTGCTGAAGTCAGCGGTGAGTCTGTCGCCGAACAGAGGGGGGAACCTGCTGTTGAGTCGCCATCAGCACAATCTGGCTCGTTAAGTGGACTCAGTGGGGCGCCGGAAGATATTGATAAATTACTTGATTCTCTCAACGACCGCTTTGACAAGGTGGTGAGACGTTATTTCCAGAAAGATTTTCCGGTTCTGATGAAAAACGTGATGTCTGACACCTTGAAAGAGACAGGTCTGATTAAACACCAGACGTTGATTCTCTCCGGGGATCTGACGCGTATGGACCTTCCGGAGCTGTTGACGTTTTGTGCCAATACCCGCCAAAGTGGTCGGCTGTCGATTTTTTCCAATGACACTTTTGCTGAAATTTTTATCGATAACGGCAAATTTGTTTTTGCCACGGCCAGCCAGAAGGGCAAACACCGCTTTTTGACCGATCTGATCTGCCAGGATAATCGCTTTAGTTGTGACATGCTGGGCCTACAGCGTGTTGTTGAGGAAGCGCGTCAAAATAATTTGCCCATCGGTCGTGCTTTGGTTGAGAAAGAACTGATCAGTGAAGATGATCTGATGTATTACTTGCGCCAGCATGCTCAGGATGCTCTCAATACGGCGATCAACACCCATAGTGGCAATTTTTTTCTGGAAAAAGACGACCTGCCTTTCAATCTTGAAGATATCAGTTTCCGCATCCCTATGTATCAGGTTCTTCTCGAAGGGGTACGTGAGCGGTTCTTGCGCAATGAATTCACCAGGGATGATCTTGTTGTGACCCGTTTGCCCCTCTGTCTTGAAGCGGCTCAAGAGGGGCTGCTCAGTGAAGAAGAGCAGTCGCTGACCTTGGTGCTGGATGGGACGAAAACCCTTGGTCAGGTCTGTGAAGAGAGCACGCTCGACGATGAAATGGTGCGCAAAAGTTGTCAGATTTTGTATCAGGCCGGATTGGCTTCAGCGCGATAG
- a CDS encoding chemotaxis protein CheW, whose translation MSDYQDSLLPIFIEETEEGLALIHKLLSAWEDDAIDADILEDARRAAHTIKGTAGLVKRTRSSDTAKSLENFLDHFNDSGLSLSESDVQQVRQWYEKLQELLDCAKRGTPEPEEQEFGEFTEGANSLIEDQGSDLINDFALPFMMKLHQATEDEQEAVKPVCCRFYLGGRQYFIAVEHVLEISESLPITYLPYGPNYIVGLINQRGNVIPVIDLSALEQRDVVLPKNFFLVIAGQESDQVAFISDTLPNLNLKTAGHEIDVVAFIDEHRVKVS comes from the coding sequence ATGTCTGATTATCAGGATAGTTTGCTGCCAATTTTTATTGAGGAAACCGAAGAAGGATTGGCGCTTATCCATAAATTACTGTCTGCTTGGGAGGACGATGCTATTGATGCTGACATCCTTGAAGACGCCCGGCGGGCAGCTCATACCATTAAAGGAACGGCCGGGCTGGTCAAACGTACCCGTTCCAGTGATACGGCAAAAAGTCTCGAAAATTTTCTTGATCACTTCAATGATTCGGGATTGTCGCTCAGCGAGTCCGACGTACAGCAGGTCCGCCAGTGGTATGAAAAACTTCAAGAACTGCTTGATTGTGCCAAAAGAGGGACGCCGGAACCGGAAGAGCAGGAGTTTGGTGAGTTTACCGAAGGGGCAAACAGCCTGATTGAGGATCAGGGCAGTGACTTGATCAATGATTTTGCCTTGCCCTTTATGATGAAGCTGCATCAGGCAACTGAAGATGAGCAGGAGGCTGTCAAACCGGTCTGTTGCCGGTTTTACCTTGGTGGTCGTCAGTATTTTATTGCGGTTGAACATGTTCTCGAGATTTCAGAATCGCTGCCGATCACTTACCTTCCTTATGGCCCCAACTACATTGTCGGTTTGATCAATCAGCGCGGCAACGTGATTCCGGTGATCGATCTATCCGCTCTGGAACAGCGTGACGTGGTATTGCCGAAAAACTTCTTTCTGGTGATTGCCGGTCAGGAGAGTGATCAAGTCGCATTTATCAGCGATACGTTACCTAACCTGAATCTCAAAACGGCCGGCCATGAAATTGATGTTGTTGCATTTATTGATGAACACCGTGTGAAGGTTTCATAG
- a CDS encoding hybrid sensor histidine kinase/response regulator, with protein MAISESAKSIFFEEADEHLTILESGLLEMEQRGAQQVEASLVDKLFRSAHTLKGASALLKFNSISEISHELENLLENFKAGSVVPSDLLLDVMLASLDSMRTMLKMTHLPDYRETAAASAERACRSLQAAQAGDYEEVAIAELEEAPAQQLSNSVKVGVDKIDQMMNLLGEMTITKTHLLEQLGSVEAMKEEIDFARERLLREVTAFSERYEYTNPEEKGDEGSSETTISDFDELEFDRYDELNLFSRKLQEISNDINEAVISIRSFFGQVSVDVEAIDRMTSEMKERISEIRTLPVDHLYQRFRRSMRNLSKDNNKQVDLVLEGGDTRLGRTIIDGLFDPLLHVLRNAVAHGLETPEERKSLGKPTTGTIKISTRRSGSTATITISDDGRGIQVEKVRSKAIRLGWVTEEDKLDRKDLIDLIFRPGFSTKEEADDTSGRGVGMDVVLDRLSALNGTVDVRTTAGEGTEFVLQIPLSLIIINVIQFRLGNQFFILPSALIEEIQEVTSLEIVDSQVVRQDESYQVVDLSQRFHIPVTDASRQSVLFVRTLGSRLGLMVEEIISQEDTVIRPFGTMLAEMPCFSGTSVSGGGDVRLAINPTRLSQVLESAQSIDVPEPVESVGAKSASARVLVVDDSLSIRKYASMILEAHGVEVLLATNGHEALEVLEDEKVDMILTDLEMPVMHGYELLSELSRRENLCMIPTVVITSRSGGNHQEKAFKLGASDYLVKPFDEESLIRMIREYTLCSI; from the coding sequence ATGGCTATTTCTGAGTCTGCAAAAAGTATTTTCTTCGAAGAAGCTGACGAGCATTTAACAATTCTCGAATCGGGACTGCTCGAAATGGAACAGCGTGGAGCGCAACAGGTCGAAGCCTCTCTGGTGGATAAGCTGTTCCGTTCTGCCCACACGCTCAAAGGAGCTTCAGCGCTACTTAAGTTTAATTCCATCAGCGAAATTTCTCACGAACTGGAAAATCTTCTGGAAAATTTCAAAGCGGGCAGTGTAGTCCCTTCCGATCTGCTGCTTGATGTGATGCTGGCATCTCTTGACAGTATGCGCACTATGCTGAAGATGACTCATTTGCCTGATTATCGTGAAACTGCAGCTGCGTCCGCCGAAAGAGCGTGTCGATCCCTGCAGGCCGCCCAGGCTGGCGACTATGAAGAAGTCGCCATTGCTGAATTGGAGGAGGCTCCGGCGCAGCAGTTAAGCAACAGCGTGAAGGTTGGTGTTGATAAGATTGATCAGATGATGAATCTTCTTGGTGAAATGACCATCACCAAGACTCATCTTCTTGAACAGCTTGGCTCTGTTGAGGCCATGAAAGAGGAAATTGATTTTGCGCGGGAGCGCCTGTTGCGCGAAGTTACGGCCTTTTCTGAACGGTATGAGTACACCAACCCGGAAGAAAAAGGGGATGAGGGCAGCTCCGAAACAACGATCTCTGATTTTGATGAGCTGGAGTTTGACCGCTATGATGAATTAAATCTTTTCTCGCGCAAGCTGCAGGAGATCAGTAATGACATCAACGAAGCGGTGATTTCAATCCGTAGTTTTTTCGGTCAGGTCAGTGTTGATGTTGAAGCGATTGACCGGATGACCTCGGAGATGAAAGAGCGCATTTCTGAAATTCGCACCTTGCCGGTTGATCATCTCTATCAGCGTTTTCGCCGTTCAATGCGCAATCTCTCCAAAGATAACAATAAACAAGTGGATCTCGTTCTCGAGGGGGGCGATACCCGCTTGGGACGTACGATCATCGATGGTCTTTTCGATCCACTTCTGCATGTTTTGCGTAATGCCGTTGCTCATGGCCTGGAGACCCCTGAAGAGCGTAAATCGTTGGGTAAACCAACGACGGGAACGATCAAAATCTCTACTCGTCGGAGTGGCTCAACGGCGACCATTACCATTTCTGATGATGGTCGGGGAATTCAGGTGGAAAAAGTGCGCTCCAAGGCCATTCGATTGGGATGGGTTACCGAAGAGGATAAACTGGATCGCAAGGATCTGATAGACCTGATTTTCCGTCCCGGCTTCAGCACCAAGGAGGAAGCGGATGACACGTCCGGTCGTGGCGTAGGTATGGATGTGGTTCTTGATCGCCTGTCGGCGTTGAATGGAACCGTTGATGTGCGTACGACTGCCGGGGAGGGGACGGAGTTTGTTTTGCAGATTCCACTGTCTTTGATCATTATCAATGTCATTCAGTTTCGTCTCGGTAATCAGTTTTTTATCCTTCCGTCAGCCTTGATTGAGGAGATTCAAGAAGTTACCAGTCTTGAGATTGTTGATAGTCAGGTTGTTCGTCAGGATGAAAGTTATCAGGTTGTTGATCTGAGCCAGCGCTTCCATATTCCTGTAACCGATGCGTCACGACAGAGTGTGTTGTTTGTTCGCACCTTGGGATCGCGACTTGGGTTGATGGTCGAAGAGATTATCAGTCAGGAAGATACCGTTATTCGTCCTTTTGGTACCATGTTGGCGGAAATGCCATGTTTTTCCGGAACCAGTGTTTCCGGTGGTGGGGATGTGCGGCTGGCTATTAACCCGACACGATTGTCACAGGTCCTTGAAAGCGCCCAGAGTATTGACGTTCCTGAACCCGTCGAAAGTGTTGGAGCGAAATCAGCATCAGCACGTGTCCTGGTCGTCGACGATTCACTGAGTATCCGTAAATATGCGTCAATGATTCTTGAGGCCCATGGCGTTGAGGTTCTGCTGGCAACCAATGGGCATGAAGCTCTTGAAGTCCTGGAAGATGAAAAGGTCGATATGATTCTGACAGACCTCGAAATGCCGGTAATGCATGGCTATGAGCTGCTCAGTGAACTCAGTCGTCGTGAAAACCTGTGTATGATACCAACGGTTGTTATTACATCGCGTTCTGGTGGAAATCATCAGGAAAAGGCTTTTAAATTAGGTGCTTCAGACTATCTTGTTAAACCATTCGACGAAGAATCTCTGATTCGCATGATTCGCGAATACACTCTTTGTTCGATTTAA